A region of Aquarana catesbeiana isolate 2022-GZ linkage group LG08, ASM4218655v1, whole genome shotgun sequence DNA encodes the following proteins:
- the LOC141106540 gene encoding uncharacterized protein: MTETEIAPSAAPPAEPAAKKKATKKAAAGGAKKGSKKPSGPSVSDLIVTAVAASKERSGVSLAALKKLLAAGGYDVDKNNSRLKIAIRALVTKGSLVQVKGHGASGSFKINKKQQEGDKAKKVTKKKPSAAAKPKKPAAAKKPAKSPKKKVPSKAAKSPKKAAKKPAKAAASPAKKATKSPKKPKAAAKPKKAAKSPAKKAAKPKTAAKPKKAAPKKK, encoded by the coding sequence ATGACGGAGACTGAGATCGCCCCATCCGCCGCTCCTCCAGCGGAGCCCGCCGCCAAGAAGAAGGCGACTAAGAAGGCGGCAGCCGGAGGAGCCAAGAAAGGCAGCAAGAAGCCGTCCGGTCCCAGCGTGTCCGACCTCATCGTCACAGCCGTGGCCGCTTCCAAGGAGCGCAGCGGGGTCTCTCTGGCCGCCCTCAAGAAGCTCCTGGCCGCCGGAGGATACGATGTGGACAAGAACAACAGCCGCCTCAAGATCGCCATCAGGGCGCTGGTGACTAAGGGGAGCCTCGTCCAGGTCAAAGGACATGGAGCCTCCGGATCCTTCAAGATCAACAAGAAGCAGCAAGAGGGCGACAAGGCCAAGAAAGTCACCAAGAAGAAGCCATCGGCTGCGGCCAAGCCCAAGAAACCTGCGGCCGCCAAGAAGCcagccaagtcccccaagaagaaagtccccagcaaagcagccaagagccccaagaAGGCCGCCAAGAAACCGGCAAAGGCTGCAGCTTCTCCCGCCAAGAAGGCGACAAAGAGCCCCAAGAAGCCCAAAGCTGCAGCCAAGCCGAAAAAAGCCGCCAAGAGTCCGGCTAAGAAGGCGGCTAAACCCAAGACAGCAGCCAAGCCCAAGAAGGCCGCTCcgaagaagaaataa
- the LOC141106541 gene encoding histone H3 produces MARTKQTARKSTGGKAPRKQLATKAARKSAPATGGVKKPHRYRPGTVALREIRRYQKSTELLIRKLPFQRLVREIAQDFKTDLRFQSSAVMALQEASEAYLVGLFEDTNLCAIHAKRVTIMPKDIQLARRIRGERA; encoded by the coding sequence ATGGCAAGAACCAAGCAGACCGCTCGTAAGTCCACCGGAGGGAAAGCTCCccgcaagcagctggccaccaAAGCCGCCCGCAAGAGCGCCCCGGCCACCGGCGGAGTCAAGAAGCCTCACCGCTACAGGCCCGGCACCGTGGCTCTCCGAGAGATCCGCCGCTACCAGAAATCCACCGAGCTGCTCATCCGCAAGCTGCCCTTCCAGCGCCTCGTCCGAGAGATCGCCCAGGACTTCAAGACCGACCTGCGCTTCCAGAGCTCCGCCGTCATGGCTCTGCAGGAAGCCTCCGAGGCTTATCTCGTAGGACTCTTCGAGGACACCAACCTCTGCGCCATCCATGCCAAGAGGGTCACCATCATGCCCAAAGACATCCAGCTGGCACGCCGCATCCGCGGAGAGAGGGCCTAA